A single window of Rhodothermales bacterium DNA harbors:
- a CDS encoding dihydrodipicolinate synthase family protein: SSRYDALKARIRGPVFPIPIPFTSDESVDYAAIRTYANFLVEHGAPVLLMTVGTSRFNLLTRDEMMAANAALVEAVDGRAMAVAAGPGPFSGSTRENSAFARHARSIGADAILLVYPERWYGDEPVVGFFNDVAASADIGVMVHAVAMRDGFGGMHARRLMDLALLEKIAAIENVIGVKEENGERAVYEAILAGLNHLLPIIGAGGAMRRFINDAKLGAFTYLVGIGSFRPDLAMTFYRAVMAGDEARATAIAAAYEDPYFAKAVSYGWHRALKETLHVLGLMPPYERAPLDRLKPAECDALRELVHSIGFQKKA, encoded by the coding sequence CCTCTTCCCGCTACGACGCCCTCAAGGCGCGCATCCGTGGCCCCGTGTTTCCGATCCCGATCCCGTTCACGAGCGACGAGTCGGTGGACTATGCGGCCATCCGAACGTACGCCAACTTCCTGGTGGAGCACGGCGCGCCCGTCTTGTTGATGACGGTCGGCACCAGCCGGTTTAACCTGCTCACGCGGGATGAGATGATGGCGGCGAACGCGGCGCTGGTCGAGGCCGTCGACGGCCGCGCGATGGCCGTGGCCGCCGGCCCGGGTCCGTTTTCCGGCTCGACCCGTGAAAACAGTGCCTTCGCCCGCCACGCCCGCTCCATCGGCGCCGACGCCATCCTGCTCGTTTACCCTGAACGGTGGTACGGCGACGAGCCGGTCGTCGGGTTCTTCAACGACGTCGCCGCCAGCGCGGATATCGGCGTCATGGTGCATGCCGTGGCGATGCGCGACGGCTTTGGCGGGATGCACGCCCGCCGGCTGATGGATCTGGCGCTGCTCGAAAAGATCGCGGCTATCGAGAATGTGATCGGGGTCAAGGAAGAAAACGGCGAACGCGCCGTGTACGAAGCCATTCTCGCCGGCCTCAACCACCTGCTGCCCATCATCGGCGCTGGCGGGGCCATGCGGCGCTTTATCAACGACGCGAAGCTCGGCGCCTTCACGTACCTCGTCGGCATCGGGAGCTTCCGCCCGGACCTGGCGATGACTTTCTACCGCGCCGTCATGGCCGGCGACGAAGCACGCGCGACGGCCATCGCGGCCGCGTACGAAGATCCGTACTTCGCAAAGGCCGTCTCCTACGGCTGGCACCGTGCACTCAAGGAGACGCTGCACGTCCTCGGGCTCATGCCGCCCTACGAACGCGCGCCCCTCGATCGGCTGAAGCCGGCGGAGTGCGACGCACTGCGCGAACTCGTCCACTCGATCGGATTCCAGAAAAAAGCCTGA
- a CDS encoding N-acetylneuraminate synthase family protein — protein MQIIHDTSRHAPDAPYLIAEMACAHEGKESRARRLIDAAVAAGFDAIQLQIFRRAHQVTPNHRLFPLLGKLELNDEAWESIIAHARQYEIDVFVFAYDLPSLEFALRQGIDGIKLSSADLSNPEMLERAARSGLTVTLGTGASTLDEVSQALAMMPDAGPVVLMHGMQNFPTVLDDAHVSRIALLRHVFGLPVGYQDHTDAELPLSRVIDLLALGYGAGYLEKHITLDRSEKGTDYQAALEPAEMIAYVATMREAARAAGSYGLKPFSDSDIQYRIFQKKRIVASRRIPGGTRITRDHVAFLRCEQEAGFSPMQLDQVLGKAAAGDIEPYTLIDTAALADA, from the coding sequence ATGCAAATCATCCACGACACCTCCCGGCATGCCCCGGACGCGCCCTACCTTATCGCCGAAATGGCCTGCGCCCACGAGGGCAAGGAGAGCCGCGCCCGCCGGCTCATCGACGCCGCCGTCGCCGCCGGCTTCGACGCCATCCAACTCCAGATCTTCCGCCGCGCCCACCAGGTGACGCCGAATCACCGGCTCTTTCCGCTGCTCGGCAAACTCGAACTCAACGACGAGGCCTGGGAGTCGATCATCGCCCACGCGCGGCAGTACGAGATCGACGTATTTGTCTTCGCCTACGATCTCCCCAGCCTCGAATTCGCCCTCCGCCAGGGGATCGACGGCATCAAACTCAGCTCGGCCGACCTCTCGAATCCGGAGATGCTCGAACGCGCGGCCCGGTCTGGCCTCACCGTCACCCTCGGCACAGGCGCTTCGACCCTCGACGAAGTCAGCCAGGCCCTGGCCATGATGCCGGACGCCGGCCCGGTCGTCCTCATGCACGGCATGCAGAACTTCCCCACGGTGCTCGACGACGCCCACGTCAGCCGCATCGCCCTCCTGCGCCATGTGTTCGGGCTACCCGTCGGGTATCAGGATCATACCGACGCTGAACTGCCCCTCAGCAGGGTCATCGACCTCCTGGCGCTCGGCTATGGCGCCGGCTACCTCGAAAAACACATCACGCTCGATCGTTCCGAAAAGGGGACGGACTATCAGGCCGCGCTCGAGCCGGCCGAGATGATCGCCTATGTGGCCACCATGCGCGAAGCCGCCCGCGCCGCCGGCTCGTACGGACTCAAGCCCTTCTCCGATAGCGACATCCAGTATCGCATCTTCCAGAAAAAACGGATCGTCGCCTCGCGCCGCATTCCCGGCGGCACCCGCATCACCCGCGATCATGTAGCCTTTCTCCGCTGCGAGCAGGAAGCCGGCTTTTCACCGATGCAGCTGGATCAGGTGCTGGGCAAAGCCGCCGCCGGCGACATTGAACCGTACACACTCATCGACACCGCCGCGCTCGCCGACGCCTGA